The Pyrus communis chromosome 8, drPyrComm1.1, whole genome shotgun sequence region AGCTTGTTAAATTCATTTGACTCTAAATTTTCCCATGCATTGGAGATAACTCAACGCCTTATCATTGTTATCGGAGGGTAACTCATTGGCTCACCTTATTGCTTTGGCTAAAAAAGCAAGGTAGCCTTTGTGAAACTTGATCCGATTCCAGTCTTGTCGTTCATTCTGGGGTGTCGGTGAGGAGTATCCTGCCACAtgtgaagggaaaaaaaatgattCTAAGCGACCTGCTTTCCATCAATTAAAGCAACCAAGGTGCGGCCATTGACTTACCATTTTCAGTAACAAACATGGGCAGGTTATTGTATCTTCGCTTAAGATAGTCTATAATCTTCTCCATGCCTCTTGGAACAACAAAAAACCTAGCGACTCCAGTCTAGGAAAGACAAAACAAGATGAGCTTGTTAACGTACCAATTTGGACcaataatcaaacaaaaattgaCGGTGTACTAATTAATACTAAATGTTTTATATACCGGTTCTCCAATCGCAGTGCCATCCCGATAGCCGGTTGTGTTGACGTAGCCTCTAATGGCATGGTCTCCGCCTGAGGGGCAAGGGGAGTGGAAACAGTCCTTGGCATAAAGTGTTGTATAGTGGTTGAGTCCGATGAAATCTATGCTGCCTCTTAACAGCTCTTTTTCTTTGGGGGAGAACCTTGGCATTTCCAAGCGAGGGCATTGGCGCATTTCAGCGGGGTATTCTCCATACACTAAAGGATCCAACACCctttttgggaagaaaaatttAGTCATCCATTCTagcatatttatgctatttTTATACTCTTaattatggaattggatcctctccaaGGCAAAGCCTTGGGATCCTGCTGACCGGACAAcatgggccgttggattttgatccaacggctacgaTTATATAACTTGTAGAGAGACaaccctgtttgtagccgttggatcaaaatccaacggcccatgTTGTCCGGTCAGTAGGATCCCGAGGCATTGCCTCGGAGGGGATCCAATTCCCTTAATTATTACACATTACTATTATGCTATGATTAATATGCAATATATTAACAGAAAATGTCAAATTGTTAACCGCCGAAAGATTTCCAATTATATATGCGAGCAAAAATAAGAAGCTGACCAATTGGGGATTCAGCAGATGTTAATGTGGCGAAAGTCCTTGCACAGAAATTAGAATTGGATACTGACTATATCGTACATTTTCTTGCATCAGATAATTAAGCAAATTGGTAAACGAAAAAAGAATAACTTACCAGGCCGCATTGAAAGCTAAGACTCTATCAACAGCATGCAGGTCCCTTTCATCGTCTCGAAGAGGTTCATACCAGTGACAATGTGTAATAATTCCGACAAACCCATGTTGTTTTGGCTGTTTCAATTtgtagtaatattttttttttcaactttggcTAGCTAATTAAGGCCATGAGTATGAACATGTTATATGCAATACTTACATACCTGAAAAAGCCTCCGATATGTGTCAACTGCCATGGCATGAGCTATTAAAATGTTGTGCATTGCAATGAGAGGCTCTACATCAGAATTGCCACTTGAACAATTCCCAAAAGGGGGCGTGCAACGAGCAGGTGGGTAGACTCCTTGTATGTAAGTAAAATCAACCAGCATGTTGGCTTCATTGACGGTAATCCAGTGTTTCACCCTGTCCCCAAAGCTCTTGAAGCATATGGAGGCAAAATGTGCAAATTCTTCCCTACAacaatgaaattaataaaaccTTAATAACGAGTATAAGCTTAATTGTCACAGTAATGACACAAATGAGTGCTGCCATTTGGACTACATTTACTAATAACCATACTAAATCAGTTGTATAAATGGAACTAAAATGAGATGGTCAGTAAGCATGGTGTACCGTAAGAGTGGACTAAGCCAACCCCTATCTCTTGCATCTAGTAAATAGGGCATGTCATTGTGGTTAAGTGTCACAAATGGCTCTATTCCTGCAATGTGTATCCAAGTTCCAAATCATTAgtgtcaattttattttatttttttggaatttaTATTTAAGATAAAATTAGCTAGGTACCTTTGCTCACAAGATGGTCAATAAGTTTATTATAAAATACGATCCCTCTTGGATTGATTTTGCCTAGTTTGCCGTCTATAATTGGCTCAAGATCAAATCATTTGTAATAAAGCAACCCAGATTAATAGAACCAAATAAAAGTATGAAGCACAAAACTAACCAGAATAATCCAAATTAAGACAAAGACGATATAAAAACAACATACCAGGTAGAATTCTAGCCCATGAAATGGAGAACCGATATGCATTCATCCCCAGAGAATGTATCAACTCAATGTCCTCCTATACATACATAAGTACATACATAAGTTTCGAAAAGTCATAAATCTGGTTATAATTAcgtttttgtgtttgattacGTTTGGTGAATACCAAGTAGCGATGGTAGTGGTCATCTGCAACATCTCCAGTCTCATTATCCTCTATTTTTCCTGAAGTGCTTTATACATATAAAGACATTAATTTGGTGAATATCAAAATTAAGATTAGCAACTAATTACCCTCtaattttcttgtttaattaCCTGGAATGTGAGTATAAACATCCCAGTTGCTTAGGCTCTTTCCATCTTCATGATAAGCACCTTCAATCTTAATTATACATTGAAATTGAATAGCGAATTTAACATTCAGATATATAGTTGCACAGCAAAGAGAAAAAATAACTACAAGAAGAAGAGGGGTACCTGATAAGATGAAGTGCTTGCTCCAAACAAGAAGCCATCTGGGAACTGAGATTTCTGGATTTCTTCTTCATCTAGTTTGAAACTCTGAGCTGCAACTAAAGCGGTAGACAATAAGATAACCGAGAGCGACAAGAAATAGAGCAAGCCTCCAgtaaatttcattttgtttttggggtttCAAATTGTTTGTGGTAGTCTGGTAGAGGGTGGTGTATCATATCAAGTTGGTACATTAGCGTGGCCGGAAGCCTGAAAGTATTCAGCAGGATTAGGTGGCTGCATAGTGGGGGAAAAGTGATGTGAATAAACTATTTTCAAt contains the following coding sequences:
- the LOC137742664 gene encoding beta-glucosidase 18-like isoform X2: MNAYRFSISWARILPDGKLGKINPRGIVFYNKLIDHLVSKGIEPFVTLNHNDMPYLLDARDRGWLSPLLREEFAHFASICFKSFGDRVKHWITVNEANMLVDFTYIQGVYPPARCTPPFGNCSSGNSDVEPLIAMHNILIAHAMAVDTYRRLFQPKQHGFVGIITHCHWYEPLRDDERDLHAVDRVLAFNAAWVLDPLVYGEYPAEMRQCPRLEMPRFSPKEKELLRGSIDFIGLNHYTTLYAKDCFHSPCPSGGDHAIRGYVNTTGYRDGTAIGEPTGVARFFVVPRGMEKIIDYLKRRYNNLPMFVTENGYSSPTPQNERQDWNRIKFHKGYLAFLAKAIRNGADVRGYFIWSLMDNFEWLGGYETKFGIVYVDRNKTLERTPKLSARWFSSFIRNNSHNEEEISAASSGHSNKNTLFSQLQPKVAEM
- the LOC137742664 gene encoding beta-glucosidase 18-like isoform X1 yields the protein MKFTGGLLYFLSLSVILLSTALVAAQSFKLDEEEIQKSQFPDGFLFGASTSSYQIEGAYHEDGKSLSNWDVYTHIPGKIEDNETGDVADDHYHRYLEDIELIHSLGMNAYRFSISWARILPDGKLGKINPRGIVFYNKLIDHLVSKGIEPFVTLNHNDMPYLLDARDRGWLSPLLREEFAHFASICFKSFGDRVKHWITVNEANMLVDFTYIQGVYPPARCTPPFGNCSSGNSDVEPLIAMHNILIAHAMAVDTYRRLFQPKQHGFVGIITHCHWYEPLRDDERDLHAVDRVLAFNAAWVLDPLVYGEYPAEMRQCPRLEMPRFSPKEKELLRGSIDFIGLNHYTTLYAKDCFHSPCPSGGDHAIRGYVNTTGYRDGTAIGEPTGVARFFVVPRGMEKIIDYLKRRYNNLPMFVTENGYSSPTPQNERQDWNRIKFHKGYLAFLAKAIRNGADVRGYFIWSLMDNFEWLGGYETKFGIVYVDRNKTLERTPKLSARWFSSFIRNNSHNEEEISAASSGHSNKNTLFSQLQPKVAEM